The Phycisphaeraceae bacterium genome has a window encoding:
- a CDS encoding YmdB family metallophosphoesterase — protein MADLCIAFLGDIVGRPGRRVVEQQMASLKRDHAPHLIIANGENARSGSGLSPSILGHLRAAGIHAVTLGDHCYRDHSIVPLLEQPDAPVLRPANLARKSPGKRWIRLAPPPGFSRSVYVMTVLGRIYMPLPANDPFQCVDEVLAELPEPNPIVLVEAHMETTSEKVALAAYLKGRAAAVLGTHTHVPTADARVLPGGTAFITDVGMCGPYDSIIGRETDAVLRHMTTALHMPYGVAEHGAMMCGAVVRVSESSGRALSIDRIEYRADYASPPFRT, from the coding sequence ATGGCCGACCTGTGCATCGCGTTCCTGGGCGACATCGTGGGGCGTCCCGGGCGCCGGGTGGTGGAGCAGCAGATGGCTTCGCTGAAGCGGGATCATGCGCCGCACCTCATCATCGCCAACGGCGAGAACGCCCGCAGCGGATCGGGGCTTTCACCTTCGATCCTCGGTCATCTGCGGGCCGCGGGCATCCACGCCGTCACGCTGGGCGACCACTGCTACCGCGATCACAGCATCGTGCCGCTGCTGGAGCAGCCGGACGCGCCCGTGCTTCGCCCCGCCAATCTGGCCCGGAAATCGCCGGGAAAGCGCTGGATTCGCCTGGCGCCGCCGCCCGGTTTCTCCCGTTCGGTGTACGTGATGACCGTGCTGGGGCGCATCTACATGCCGCTTCCCGCCAATGACCCGTTTCAGTGCGTGGACGAGGTGCTCGCCGAGTTGCCCGAGCCGAATCCGATCGTCCTGGTTGAGGCCCACATGGAGACGACCAGCGAGAAGGTTGCGCTCGCCGCCTATCTGAAGGGTCGCGCGGCCGCCGTGCTGGGAACGCACACGCACGTGCCCACCGCCGACGCACGGGTGCTGCCGGGGGGGACGGCGTTCATCACCGACGTCGGGATGTGCGGACCCTACGACTCCATTATCGGACGGGAGACCGATGCGGTTCTTCGGCACATGACCACCGCGCTCCACATGCCCTACGGCGTCGCGGAGCATGGCGCCATGATGTGCGGCGCCGTGGTGCGCGTATCGGAGTCGTCGGGGCGAGCGTTGTCGATTGATCGGATCGAGTATCGGGCCGATTACGCCAGCCCGCCGTTCCGGACCTGA
- a CDS encoding amidohydrolase family protein — protein MTSLSPRAADASASRPGDAPRSPVSVSPAPGVRPVNASNRFGWDYQREAASFGPPVAPIIDIHSHVNGRRAAALLLRACDLYGVQTVYSMTMYEEADVVREVFGDRIRFIAVPDYWAKENRRHALADGYIRRIEEWHAKGARVAKLWAAPRSIDTARELGDPTLFRLDAPSRIAAVETAVGLGMSIMVHVADPDTWFATKYADASIYGTKESQYDPFERLLDRFRSTTFIAAHMAGTPENLAFLSALLDRHPNLVIDTSACKWQVREWSKHRQEEMLGFLLRYRTRILYGSDIVTTDDHLTSEGDKSNEMQRKAGSEQEAFDLYASRYWCYRAMLETDYEGESPVADPDLAMVEPDRFSNMSAPRLVGRALPPELLRQIYHDNARRLFG, from the coding sequence ATGACCTCCCTCTCACCACGAGCGGCGGACGCATCCGCTTCGCGCCCGGGCGATGCCCCGCGGTCGCCGGTTTCCGTCAGCCCGGCTCCCGGCGTCCGCCCCGTCAACGCCTCCAACCGTTTCGGCTGGGACTACCAGCGCGAGGCCGCGTCGTTCGGCCCGCCGGTGGCGCCGATCATCGACATCCACTCGCACGTCAACGGTCGCCGGGCCGCCGCGCTGTTGCTGCGGGCCTGCGACCTGTACGGCGTGCAGACCGTCTACTCGATGACGATGTACGAGGAGGCGGACGTGGTGCGCGAGGTGTTCGGCGATCGCATCCGCTTCATTGCCGTACCCGACTACTGGGCCAAGGAGAACCGACGCCACGCCCTGGCCGATGGATATATCCGCCGCATCGAGGAATGGCACGCCAAGGGCGCGCGGGTCGCCAAGCTGTGGGCCGCGCCCCGGTCGATCGACACCGCCCGCGAGCTGGGCGACCCCACGCTCTTCCGGCTCGACGCCCCATCGCGGATTGCCGCCGTGGAGACCGCCGTGGGGCTGGGCATGTCAATCATGGTTCACGTGGCCGACCCGGACACCTGGTTCGCCACCAAGTACGCCGATGCGTCGATCTACGGCACGAAGGAGTCGCAGTACGATCCCTTCGAGCGGCTGCTGGATCGCTTCCGCTCCACCACGTTCATCGCCGCTCACATGGCCGGCACGCCGGAGAATCTGGCGTTTCTCTCAGCGCTGCTGGATCGCCACCCCAACCTCGTCATTGACACCAGCGCCTGCAAGTGGCAGGTGCGCGAATGGTCAAAGCACCGGCAGGAGGAGATGCTGGGGTTCCTGCTGCGATACCGCACGCGCATTCTGTACGGGTCCGACATCGTGACCACTGACGACCATCTCACCAGCGAGGGCGACAAGAGCAACGAAATGCAGCGCAAGGCAGGCAGCGAGCAGGAGGCCTTCGACCTCTACGCCAGCCGCTACTGGTGCTACCGCGCCATGCTGGAGACGGACTACGAAGGCGAGTCGCCCGTGGCCGACCCGGACCTGGCGATGGTGGAGCCGGATCGCTTCAGCAACATGAGCGCGCCCCGGCTGGTGGGCCGGGCGCTGCCGCCCGAGCTGCTGCGCCAGATCTACCACGACAACGCACGCCGTCTGTTCGGCTGA
- a CDS encoding DUF3553 domain-containing protein → MQGTISFKAGDRVRHENRPEWGIGVVQQVAPVSVGGKPSQRLVIRFGNAGLKTLSTIGAALAPVDAPSENGTPVASPSGAAAATSAAPASTESPAEGGWLASISKRKPEEAFMGIPASANDPFLPLGARLKATLNLWRFEPVGRSLIDWAVAQTGLSDPLSRHTRHELEQYFDRWAFVRQKHLARLLEEARFDHGLVEAALASAPPAARKAVARFNASR, encoded by the coding sequence ATGCAGGGAACGATCTCGTTCAAGGCCGGCGATCGCGTCCGCCATGAGAATCGCCCGGAATGGGGCATCGGCGTGGTGCAGCAGGTCGCCCCGGTGTCGGTGGGCGGCAAGCCGTCGCAGCGACTGGTGATCCGCTTCGGCAACGCCGGCCTCAAGACGCTCTCCACCATCGGCGCCGCCCTGGCGCCCGTGGACGCCCCGTCGGAGAACGGCACGCCGGTCGCCAGCCCCTCCGGGGCCGCCGCTGCGACATCCGCCGCCCCCGCCTCGACCGAGTCGCCCGCGGAGGGCGGCTGGCTCGCCTCGATCAGCAAGCGGAAGCCGGAGGAGGCCTTCATGGGCATTCCCGCTTCGGCGAACGATCCATTCCTGCCGCTCGGGGCCCGGCTCAAGGCCACGCTCAACCTGTGGCGCTTCGAGCCGGTGGGACGCAGTCTCATTGACTGGGCGGTGGCGCAGACCGGACTGAGCGATCCGCTCAGCCGACACACAAGGCACGAACTGGAGCAGTACTTCGACCGCTGGGCGTTCGTGCGGCAGAAACACCTGGCCCGGCTGCTGGAGGAGGCGAGGTTCGATCACGGCCTCGTGGAGGCGGCGCTGGCGTCGGCTCCTCCCGCGGCGCGCAAGGCGGTGGCGCGCTTCAACGCCTCGCGTTGA
- a CDS encoding cobalamin B12-binding domain-containing protein, with protein sequence MPVPTTEPTTSIEKKDRCADLPHRPRVLLGKMGLDGHDRGVKLIARAMRDSGVHVIYSGLWQTPRSLAISARDEDCDLIACSMMSNSHMVLVPRLLDECRRVGRPDMVVNVGGIIPQEDVQPLLESGVNQVFHTGTSMDEIIQSVREATKPYGALKSDHPHATLARAISFAHAGKAPGDVPRRRPGQVVGLTGAPGAGKSTLVASMATEAVRRGERVAVVAFDPMSPITGGALLGDRLRVDFNTVDEKIFYRSLAIVGEDYRTLPDIVELIGGAGFDKLIIETVGAGQNDVAIRNYVDRTAVVVVPGMGDSVQMDKAGLLEIADLFVINKADFAGENKLKRELLDIADGRAIHETIATQGKGVVELLDGLFA encoded by the coding sequence ATGCCAGTTCCCACCACCGAACCGACCACTTCGATCGAGAAGAAGGATCGCTGCGCCGATCTGCCCCATCGTCCGCGCGTGCTGCTGGGCAAGATGGGTCTGGATGGGCACGACCGGGGCGTGAAGCTCATCGCCCGCGCCATGCGCGATTCGGGCGTCCACGTCATTTATTCCGGGCTGTGGCAGACGCCCCGTTCGCTGGCCATTTCAGCCCGCGACGAGGACTGCGACCTGATCGCCTGCTCGATGATGAGCAACTCGCACATGGTGCTGGTGCCGCGCCTGCTGGACGAGTGCCGCAGGGTGGGCCGGCCTGACATGGTGGTCAACGTGGGGGGGATCATTCCCCAGGAGGACGTGCAGCCGCTGCTCGAGTCCGGCGTCAACCAGGTGTTCCATACCGGCACGTCGATGGATGAGATCATCCAGAGCGTGCGTGAGGCGACGAAGCCCTACGGCGCGCTGAAGTCGGACCATCCTCACGCGACGCTGGCGCGGGCGATCTCCTTCGCCCACGCGGGCAAGGCGCCCGGCGATGTCCCGCGTCGCCGCCCCGGGCAGGTGGTCGGCCTCACCGGCGCGCCCGGCGCGGGCAAGAGCACCCTGGTGGCTTCCATGGCCACCGAGGCGGTGCGCCGGGGCGAGCGCGTGGCCGTCGTCGCCTTCGACCCCATGAGCCCCATCACGGGCGGCGCCCTGCTGGGCGATCGTCTCCGCGTGGACTTCAACACCGTGGACGAGAAGATCTTCTACCGCTCGCTGGCCATCGTGGGCGAGGACTACCGCACGCTGCCGGACATCGTGGAGCTGATCGGCGGCGCGGGTTTCGACAAGCTCATCATTGAAACCGTGGGCGCCGGGCAGAACGATGTGGCCATCCGCAACTACGTGGATCGCACCGCGGTGGTGGTGGTGCCCGGCATGGGCGACTCGGTGCAGATGGACAAGGCGGGTCTGCTGGAGATCGCCGACCTCTTCGTCATCAACAAGGCGGACTTCGCGGGCGAGAACAAGCTCAAGCGCGAGCTGCTGGACATCGCTGACGGGCGCGCCATCCACGAAACCATCGCCACGCAGGGCAAGGGCGTCGTCGAACTGCTTGACGGTCTGTTCGCGTAG
- a CDS encoding membrane dipeptidase codes for MIRWIDGHLDLAYLAAQGRDLTRPCRDAATGCVSLPDLREGSVELCFGTIFLDVARGGRPGCLASEDVDAVEREALRQIVIYEELERQGHLRIVRDAADLPAITPPTADASPLSDDAPLRMVILMEGADPIRSPEHVPHWHERGVRLVGMTWAFGSRYAGGNAAPGPLTGAGRELVHALDDAGIIHDLSHLADEAMDEVLDLARGAVAASHSNARALMHVENQPPNQRHLRDESIRAIASRGGVIGLNLFSKFLANDRRATVDDAVAHVEHIAEVMGTRRGVALGSDADGGFPPTDLPIGLDHPRAWRALPAALAARGWSPDDLHGFQRGNWVCFLRRAWR; via the coding sequence ATGATCCGATGGATCGACGGACATCTCGACCTGGCGTACCTGGCGGCCCAGGGACGCGACCTGACCCGCCCCTGCCGCGACGCCGCCACGGGGTGCGTGTCACTGCCCGACCTGCGCGAGGGGAGCGTCGAACTCTGCTTCGGGACCATCTTCCTCGACGTGGCGCGGGGGGGCCGCCCCGGATGCCTGGCCAGCGAAGACGTGGACGCCGTGGAGCGCGAGGCCCTGCGGCAGATCGTCATCTACGAGGAACTCGAACGTCAGGGCCACCTCCGGATCGTGCGTGACGCCGCCGACCTGCCCGCCATCACCCCTCCGACGGCTGACGCGTCGCCCCTTTCAGACGACGCACCGCTCCGCATGGTCATCCTGATGGAAGGCGCCGACCCGATTCGATCACCGGAGCACGTGCCGCACTGGCACGAGCGCGGCGTGCGCCTGGTGGGGATGACCTGGGCTTTCGGTTCACGGTACGCGGGCGGCAACGCGGCGCCAGGGCCGCTCACCGGGGCGGGGCGGGAACTGGTTCACGCCCTGGATGACGCGGGCATCATTCACGATCTCTCGCACCTGGCCGACGAAGCGATGGACGAGGTTCTCGACCTGGCGCGAGGCGCGGTGGCGGCGTCGCATTCCAACGCACGGGCGCTGATGCACGTGGAGAATCAGCCCCCCAACCAGCGGCACCTGCGCGATGAGTCAATCCGGGCCATCGCCTCGCGCGGCGGGGTGATTGGGCTCAACCTGTTCTCAAAGTTCCTGGCCAACGACCGCCGTGCAACGGTCGATGACGCCGTCGCCCACGTGGAGCACATCGCCGAAGTCATGGGCACAAGGCGGGGCGTCGCGCTGGGCTCCGACGCGGACGGCGGATTCCCCCCCACCGACCTGCCGATCGGGCTGGACCATCCACGCGCCTGGCGGGCCCTGCCCGCGGCGCTGGCGGCGCGGGGCTGGTCGCCCGACGATCTGCACGGCTTCCAGCGCGGCAACTGGGTGTGCTTTCTGCGCCGCGCCTGGCGGTGA
- a CDS encoding hydantoinase B/oxoprolinase family protein — MQPSGLWQVFIDTGGTFTDCVAIDPSGETHRAKVLSSGELRAAVSRVLTSNRVRLSEHAPWPDDFITGFEVRRTSSGRSPAHGVDGSTANGDPPPRVLTYRAVDQEVTFDRPPVPPLSPGEVIALASDEETPVLAARLVTGTSARSALPPIELRLATTRATNALLQRIGPPVAFFVTRGFADLLIIRDQTRPDLFARRIERPPPLYSRVIEVDERLDASGRVIDPLDAASLENAARQVLDRGVRHAAVALLHAYLHPAHERQAASILRRMGFEHVSTSAELSPLIRIVPRAETAVVNAFTSPAIDAYLERLWAAMPGATIRVMTSAGGLARASGIRAKDCLLSGPAGGVLGAAEAGRRSGFRRVIGFDMGGTSTDVCRVDESPEYRFEHQVGAGRIQAPALAIETVAAGGGSVCAFRHGRLEVGPRSAGASPGPACYGRGGPLTITDVNLLLGRIVPERFEIPLDPSAAKHALSDVLAAIERETGRRPDRDVVLEAFLALADQRMADAMARISIRRGFDVSDYALVSFGGAGGQHCCRVAERLGISTVLMPRDASLLSAVGLGAASIERFAQRQVLQPLSEFLGRFDALRHELARECCALLTEELGAEPERDDISEQRLVDVRLLGQEATITLEATEAAEIQPRFERAYHALYGHAPEGKPIEVESMRVIMRVRRRAGQTPAPPAPRRTGESPGPAAAPASRDREGVAPATHRHRVWVGGAWRESARHEREALIPGTMLRGPAVITGASSTFIIEPGWSAFVDPSDCLVLRREADHDAPTRRAESGTSPPPARHELAERDLFINRLTSIAGEMGDLLERTAISVNVKERRDFSCALLDGEGRLLVNAPHIPVHLGALGLCVRAVRAALPIGAGDVIITNHPAFGGSHLPDVSIITPVYAPDHQLIGFAAARAHHAEIGGSRPGSMPPDARTLAEEGVVIPPMHLVKGGEPRFDRVERLLRADPFPSRAVSDNLADLRAQVAATRRGADALAALVRERGVDFVRRQMDALRRHASEQARKAIATLPAARFEAEESLDDGSPLRVVIDRDEDRLRIDFSGSAAVHPGNLNATPAIVHSVVLYVLRLLVGEALPLNEGMLETVSIHVPPGLLNPPFDLSDATRCPAVVGGNTEVSQRLTDTLIKALGLMAAGQGTMNNLLFGDDRVSYYETICGGSGAGPGWDGADAVQTHMTNTRLTDPEVLEHRFPVMLERFVIRRGSGGRGRWRGGDGVVRELRFLRPMAVSVLTQRRASGPFGMEGGSRGAPGFQRIVRSDGDVVELRSVDGASVDAGDRLIIETPGGGGWGRATDG, encoded by the coding sequence ATGCAGCCATCCGGTCTCTGGCAAGTTTTCATCGATACCGGCGGCACCTTCACCGACTGCGTAGCGATCGATCCATCGGGGGAGACCCATCGGGCCAAGGTGCTCAGCTCGGGCGAGCTGCGCGCCGCCGTGTCGCGGGTGCTGACGAGCAACCGTGTTCGATTGAGCGAGCACGCCCCGTGGCCCGATGACTTCATCACCGGCTTCGAGGTGCGGCGGACCTCTTCGGGGCGCTCACCAGCGCATGGCGTCGACGGTTCCACCGCCAACGGCGATCCCCCACCGCGCGTCCTGACGTACCGCGCCGTCGATCAGGAGGTGACATTCGACCGGCCTCCCGTTCCGCCCCTCAGCCCCGGGGAGGTGATCGCCCTTGCGTCCGATGAGGAAACGCCCGTGCTGGCGGCGCGCCTGGTGACTGGAACGTCAGCGCGGAGCGCCTTGCCGCCCATCGAGCTGCGTCTGGCCACCACGCGGGCCACCAACGCCCTGCTGCAGCGGATCGGTCCTCCGGTGGCGTTCTTCGTGACGCGCGGGTTCGCCGACCTGCTCATCATCCGCGATCAGACGCGACCGGACCTGTTCGCCCGGCGCATCGAGCGTCCGCCCCCGCTGTATTCCCGCGTGATCGAGGTGGATGAGCGGCTGGACGCCTCCGGTCGGGTGATCGATCCGCTGGACGCCGCGTCGCTGGAGAACGCGGCGCGACAGGTGCTGGACCGCGGCGTGCGCCACGCGGCGGTGGCGCTCCTCCACGCCTACCTCCATCCCGCGCACGAGCGGCAGGCCGCGTCGATCCTGCGGCGGATGGGCTTCGAGCACGTGTCCACGTCCGCCGAGCTGTCGCCGCTCATCCGCATCGTGCCTCGGGCGGAGACCGCCGTGGTCAACGCCTTCACGTCACCGGCGATCGATGCATACCTGGAGCGCCTCTGGGCCGCCATGCCGGGGGCGACGATCCGCGTGATGACCAGCGCGGGCGGACTGGCGCGGGCTTCAGGCATCCGCGCCAAGGACTGCCTGCTCAGTGGACCCGCCGGGGGCGTGCTCGGCGCCGCCGAAGCGGGACGGCGCTCCGGATTCCGGCGCGTGATCGGGTTCGACATGGGCGGGACCAGCACCGACGTCTGCCGCGTCGATGAATCGCCGGAGTACCGTTTCGAGCACCAGGTCGGCGCGGGGCGCATCCAGGCCCCGGCGCTGGCGATCGAAACGGTCGCCGCGGGCGGAGGGTCGGTCTGCGCCTTCCGGCACGGGCGCCTGGAAGTCGGACCCCGCAGTGCCGGGGCTTCGCCGGGACCGGCGTGCTACGGACGGGGCGGACCACTCACCATCACCGACGTGAATCTGCTGCTGGGCCGGATCGTCCCCGAACGATTCGAGATTCCGCTCGATCCGAGCGCGGCGAAGCACGCCCTGTCGGACGTGCTGGCCGCGATCGAACGCGAAACCGGCCGACGCCCGGACCGTGACGTGGTGCTGGAGGCGTTTCTGGCCCTGGCGGACCAGCGGATGGCGGACGCCATGGCGCGTATCTCCATCCGCCGGGGGTTCGACGTTTCTGATTACGCGCTCGTGTCCTTCGGCGGCGCCGGGGGACAGCATTGCTGCCGTGTGGCCGAGCGGCTGGGCATCTCGACGGTGCTCATGCCGCGCGACGCCTCGCTGCTCAGCGCGGTGGGGCTGGGGGCGGCGTCCATCGAGCGCTTCGCCCAGCGGCAGGTGCTCCAGCCGCTCTCCGAGTTCCTCGGTCGCTTCGACGCGCTGCGCCACGAACTGGCGCGCGAGTGTTGCGCCCTGCTGACCGAGGAACTCGGCGCCGAGCCCGAGCGCGACGACATCTCCGAGCAGCGCCTCGTGGACGTTCGGCTGCTGGGGCAGGAGGCGACCATCACGCTGGAAGCAACCGAGGCCGCAGAAATTCAGCCACGGTTCGAGCGGGCGTATCACGCGCTGTACGGCCACGCGCCGGAGGGCAAGCCGATCGAAGTGGAGTCGATGCGCGTGATCATGCGAGTGCGTCGAAGGGCAGGCCAGACGCCTGCCCCACCAGCACCGAGGCGAACAGGCGAGTCGCCTGGGCCGGCGGCGGCTCCAGCGAGCCGCGACCGTGAGGGGGTGGCGCCCGCCACGCACAGGCATCGCGTCTGGGTCGGCGGCGCGTGGCGCGAGTCAGCGCGGCATGAGCGCGAAGCACTGATCCCGGGGACCATGCTACGTGGTCCCGCGGTCATTACCGGCGCCTCCAGCACGTTCATCATCGAGCCGGGCTGGTCGGCATTCGTCGATCCGTCGGACTGCCTGGTGCTGCGGCGTGAAGCGGACCATGACGCACCAACCCGACGCGCGGAGTCCGGGACGTCACCGCCGCCCGCGCGCCACGAACTGGCCGAGCGCGACCTGTTCATCAACCGGCTCACCTCCATCGCGGGCGAGATGGGCGATCTGCTGGAGCGCACCGCGATCTCGGTGAACGTGAAGGAGCGCCGCGACTTCTCCTGCGCCCTGCTGGATGGCGAAGGTCGTCTGCTGGTCAACGCGCCGCACATTCCCGTGCATCTTGGCGCGCTGGGGCTGTGCGTGCGGGCCGTCCGAGCCGCCCTGCCGATCGGGGCGGGCGACGTCATCATCACCAACCACCCCGCGTTCGGCGGTTCGCACCTGCCTGACGTGAGCATCATCACGCCGGTGTACGCGCCGGATCATCAACTCATCGGCTTCGCGGCGGCGCGGGCGCATCACGCGGAGATCGGCGGATCACGCCCCGGCTCGATGCCGCCCGACGCGCGAACGCTCGCGGAGGAGGGAGTCGTCATTCCCCCCATGCACCTCGTGAAGGGCGGCGAGCCCCGCTTCGACCGCGTCGAGCGGCTGCTTCGCGCCGACCCGTTCCCCAGCCGCGCGGTCTCCGACAATCTCGCCGACCTGCGCGCCCAGGTGGCGGCGACGCGTCGAGGCGCCGACGCCCTGGCCGCGCTGGTTCGGGAGCGCGGCGTCGACTTCGTCCGCCGGCAGATGGACGCCCTGCGCCGTCACGCATCCGAGCAGGCCCGCAAGGCCATCGCCACGCTGCCCGCGGCGCGGTTTGAGGCGGAGGAGTCGCTGGATGACGGATCACCTCTGCGCGTGGTCATCGACCGCGACGAGGATCGGCTCCGCATCGACTTCTCCGGCTCCGCCGCGGTGCATCCCGGCAATCTCAACGCCACGCCGGCCATTGTTCACAGCGTGGTGCTCTACGTGCTGCGCCTGCTGGTCGGCGAGGCCCTGCCGCTCAACGAGGGCATGCTGGAAACGGTGTCGATTCACGTCCCGCCGGGGCTGCTGAATCCGCCGTTCGATCTTTCCGATGCGACCCGTTGCCCGGCGGTCGTGGGCGGAAACACGGAAGTCAGCCAGCGGCTCACCGATACGCTCATCAAGGCGCTGGGGCTGATGGCCGCCGGACAGGGCACCATGAACAACCTGCTTTTCGGCGACGATCGCGTGTCGTACTATGAAACGATCTGCGGCGGCTCCGGCGCCGGGCCTGGATGGGATGGCGCCGACGCCGTGCAGACACACATGACCAACACCCGGCTGACCGACCCGGAAGTGCTGGAGCATCGCTTCCCGGTCATGCTGGAGCGATTCGTCATCCGGCGCGGCTCCGGCGGACGCGGCCGATGGCGCGGCGGGGACGGCGTGGTCCGGGAACTGCGCTTCCTGCGGCCCATGGCGGTCTCGGTGCTCACCCAGCGACGGGCCAGCGGACCCTTCGGAATGGAAGGCGGTTCACGCGGAGCGCCGGGGTTTCAGCGGATTGTGCGGTCCGATGGCGACGTGGTCGAACTCCGCTCCGTCGATGGCGCATCGGTGGACGCCGGTGATCGCCTCATCATCGAGACGCCGGGAGGCGGCGGGTGGGGACGGGCGACGGATGGGTGA